In one Nostoc sp. KVJ3 genomic region, the following are encoded:
- a CDS encoding FeoA family protein produces MFTPFNVSGCSLELLRTGERGIVTFCKSKDETILKKLISIGVIPGATITLEQHFPLFFIKTGNTFLTLDIESVRAIYVRIVDN; encoded by the coding sequence ATGTTTACTCCCTTTAATGTATCTGGCTGTTCATTAGAATTATTGAGAACAGGAGAGCGAGGAATCGTCACCTTCTGTAAAAGTAAAGACGAAACCATCTTAAAAAAACTGATATCAATAGGGGTAATACCAGGAGCCACTATTACTTTAGAACAACACTTTCCATTATTTTTTATAAAAACAGGAAACACATTTTTAACGCTAGATATAGAAAGTGTCCGCGCTATTTATGTCCG